The Deltaproteobacteria bacterium DNA window CCGTATCCGCCACGGGCACAAAACACCGCGCGGATGTCCGGGTCAGAAAAGTACGCCATCAGCTCGTCGGCTCTCTCAACGTCTTCCCCGGCCAGATAGCGGTTTCGTCGAAAGGGGGGTGGAGAGGCCTTTACTCTAAAACCCATTGCTCGGAGACTCGAAACGGCCCTCTCAAGAAAACCCCTCCCCTCTTCCCTGAGGCAGCCTGCGGGGGCTGCAATCGCCACCGCGTCTCCGGGGACCAGGGCCGGCGCCTTGATAAGATCTTCCACGGCATATTCCTCGTCGGGTAAGGGGGTTGGACTAAGTGTAATGCAAAAGCAAGGCCGCGGGCAAGAAAAGGACACCTGCGGACCTCCGAAAGTGCTTAAGAAAATAATACAATTTGCCGATAAACTCATTCGGATAGAGGGCTCATCCATCATCTCAGGTTACCAGGGAGGGTACCACATGTCACAGGGAAAGCAGACCTCAGATGCCGGGCGTGAATTAATCGAAAAGGTCCTGGCCGGGGCTTACAAATATCCTGTCTCAGACATCCATTTCAAGGTGGGCGAACCCCCGTTCTATCGGATCTTCGGGGAGCTGAAGAGGTTGGGGTCGACCCCCTTATCCCTTGGAGACCTCCACACGATCGCCAAGACTCTCCGGTCTGATTTCGATGAAATCCACCGCCAAAACAACTGGAAGCAGTTTGACTGTTCTGTTGCGCCTCAGAATCTGGGAAGGTTCAGGGTGAGTTTTTTCAAACAGAAGAATACTCCTGCCATTGTGCTTCGTGTAATTCCAAAAGAGGTACCAAGCTTCACGCAGTTACGCCTTCCACTTGTCATCAAGAGGATCGCCGGGTTCGAACGGGGGCTGCTTCTCGTAACCGGGGCCACCGGTATGGGCAAATCCACCACCATCGCCTCTATTCTCGATTTTATCAACAAGAACTGGTGCAAACACATTCTCACCATTGAAGACCCCATAGAGTTCGTCATCGAAAGTGACAAGAGCAGCATCTCACAGCGGGAAGTCGGCAGGGACGTTGAGGACTATCACAGCGGGCTTTGGGCCGCCATGCGCCAGGATCCAGACATAATCTTCATCGGCGAGATCAGGAACTCTCAAACCATGGACGTCGCCATCCAGGCGGCAGAAACCGGCCATTTCGTTCTCAGCACGGTTCATACTCCGGACGTGACGCGGACTATCAGCCGGGTCATAGGCCTATTCCCCTCCGAAGAGCAACACATGATCCGTTCAAGATTCGCGGAGAACCTCAAGGCCATCGTCTCACAGAATCTTCTACCCCGGCAGGACCATTCCGGTCGTGTTCTGGCCACCGAAATCCTGGTCAATAACTACTCGATCCAGGAGTGCATCCGGGATCCAGACAGCACCCCCCAGGATCTGTTGAGGCACATTGAAAACGGCATGGATGAGTATCAGATGCAGACCTTTGAATATGATCTGGTCAGCCTTCTAAGAGAAGGGCTCATCACCCTGGACGTGGCAAAAACTGCTTCCCGAAGCCCGTCGGACTTCGTCAAGGGCCTCGATCTGACGCGGTGAGCCGGGAGAGCTTGGAACCGCGGGAAGCCCCGAGGCTCACTCCTGAAAACATGCCAGTCGACTTGCGCGCCTTTCGTGATCGAGGAGCCATTGTTTTCGCCAGAGTCCACCCCCATATCCGACGAGCTCACCTCTTTTCCCAACCACTCTGTGACACGGGATGATGACTTCAATTGGATTTCTCCCATTTGCCAGGCCGACTGCCCGGAAGGCTTTGCCGTTTCCGATCCGCGCGGCAATCTCCCCGTATGATCTGGTTTGGCCGTATGGTATCTGAAG harbors:
- a CDS encoding methylated-DNA--[protein]-cysteine S-methyltransferase codes for the protein MRIRGGFSAIHEVGFCETKGDDEGGRVPSVLLACRDQLDEYFKGVRQSFCLNLEPLGTDFLKLVWSELLQIPYGQTRSYGEIAARIGNGKAFRAVGLANGRNPIEVIIPCHRVVGKRGELVGYGGGLWRKQWLLDHERRASRLACFQE
- a CDS encoding PilT/PilU family type 4a pilus ATPase; its protein translation is MSQGKQTSDAGRELIEKVLAGAYKYPVSDIHFKVGEPPFYRIFGELKRLGSTPLSLGDLHTIAKTLRSDFDEIHRQNNWKQFDCSVAPQNLGRFRVSFFKQKNTPAIVLRVIPKEVPSFTQLRLPLVIKRIAGFERGLLLVTGATGMGKSTTIASILDFINKNWCKHILTIEDPIEFVIESDKSSISQREVGRDVEDYHSGLWAAMRQDPDIIFIGEIRNSQTMDVAIQAAETGHFVLSTVHTPDVTRTISRVIGLFPSEEQHMIRSRFAENLKAIVSQNLLPRQDHSGRVLATEILVNNYSIQECIRDPDSTPQDLLRHIENGMDEYQMQTFEYDLVSLLREGLITLDVAKTASRSPSDFVKGLDLTR